A region from the Bradyrhizobium erythrophlei genome encodes:
- a CDS encoding L,D-transpeptidase: MRKHTPIIAFAIFMLSAGIAHAQFLFWPRDTFWPGHYAPFKHKHHHRQTDSESAKNARPEELSKGPLQIIVSIEDQRVSLFDNGTLIARSPVSTGIPGHPTPLGVFSVISKQRWHRSNIYSAAPMPYMQRITWSGIALHAGVVPGHPASHGCIRLKNDFAVRLWHLTKRGTRVIIAHDNVQPVEITNPHLFKPKAMSGSPEFQAATVAAAATGGSPVSNAETPETTSLQVPGSAAAGSAPKKIVPISVFVSRKLGKLFVRRGFSPLFDVAVKIENPEEPLGTHVFTAMEFQNEGAAVRWTVVSIPEEFPRVSKGGPKEREVPARQTALPVPLPDEANAALDRIEIPRDTVERISELLTPTSSLIVSDNGYSDETGKDTDFIVVTH; the protein is encoded by the coding sequence ATGAGGAAGCACACTCCAATAATAGCTTTCGCCATTTTCATGCTCTCTGCAGGGATCGCACACGCTCAATTTCTGTTTTGGCCCCGGGACACGTTCTGGCCAGGCCATTACGCTCCGTTCAAACACAAGCACCATCACCGGCAGACAGACTCTGAATCGGCGAAGAACGCCCGGCCCGAGGAGCTTTCGAAGGGCCCGCTCCAGATCATCGTCTCGATCGAAGACCAACGGGTCTCGCTTTTCGACAACGGGACCCTGATCGCGCGCTCACCGGTGTCCACGGGAATTCCGGGGCATCCTACGCCCCTCGGCGTGTTCAGCGTGATCAGCAAACAACGATGGCACCGTTCGAATATTTATAGCGCTGCCCCCATGCCCTACATGCAGCGCATCACCTGGTCAGGGATAGCGTTGCATGCGGGTGTCGTGCCTGGGCATCCAGCGTCACACGGCTGCATCCGTTTGAAAAATGACTTTGCCGTTCGACTCTGGCATCTCACGAAGCGCGGCACGCGCGTGATCATTGCGCACGACAACGTCCAGCCGGTCGAGATAACCAATCCGCACCTTTTCAAGCCGAAAGCCATGTCCGGTTCGCCGGAATTTCAGGCTGCCACAGTCGCAGCCGCGGCAACGGGTGGATCACCAGTGTCCAACGCCGAAACTCCGGAAACCACCAGTCTCCAGGTTCCAGGCTCGGCCGCCGCTGGAAGCGCACCCAAGAAGATCGTTCCGATCTCCGTCTTCGTGAGTCGCAAGTTGGGCAAGCTGTTCGTGCGCCGGGGCTTCTCGCCGCTGTTTGATGTCGCGGTCAAGATCGAAAATCCGGAGGAGCCGCTGGGAACGCATGTGTTTACCGCAATGGAATTCCAGAACGAGGGAGCGGCTGTTCGCTGGACGGTCGTGTCTATACCAGAGGAATTTCCTCGCGTGTCCAAGGGGGGCCCGAAAGAGCGCGAAGTGCCCGCGAGGCAAACCGCCCTGCCGGTACCGTTGCCCGATGAAGCCAATGCTGCCCTCGACCGCATCGAAATACCCCGGGATACGGTTGAGAGGATTTCTGAACTGCTGACGCCAACCTCTTCATTGATTGTTTCAGACAACGGATACAGCGACGAGACGGGAAAAGACACGGATTTCATCGTGGTTACGCATTGA
- a CDS encoding transglycosylase SLT domain-containing protein, protein MNPRRFTTVAPTFCGTVVLAGWIAGWLAGFGSAGTENTRAVPTEDRAASLAANARLADEPQAIAMGNAVVANTVVANAAVASAEVATAAEPAAGTATDTTAASDKPESIVVAALPDPSQTLSADLPPVQESVDLGHRDAAQLAPTTCGASGGASNSGPQDFRYLICYVWSELPPAEKPAAIVLRSFKDIPVGTPVEEIKRASDAFGLDFTFMKAVAKVESGFDPKQRTGSYIGLFQLSKYEFGKFGSGDILNPRDNAVAAAYKIITEGILFEWVTHRKPDLNDLYLIHQQGWEGAAEHLSQPNRIAWKSMCATSEGREKGEKWCRRAIWGNTLPAVKEAWKSVEKLTSEAFVGMWRERVVHFQSKYMGTATADAERAHQ, encoded by the coding sequence ATGAACCCGCGGCGATTTACGACAGTGGCGCCGACGTTTTGCGGAACGGTCGTTCTCGCGGGGTGGATCGCTGGCTGGCTGGCTGGCTTCGGTTCGGCCGGCACCGAGAACACCCGCGCAGTGCCAACCGAGGACCGGGCAGCATCTCTCGCCGCCAACGCCAGGCTCGCCGATGAACCGCAGGCAATCGCAATGGGCAACGCCGTTGTCGCTAACACCGTTGTTGCGAACGCCGCTGTCGCCAGCGCCGAAGTGGCGACGGCCGCCGAACCCGCGGCGGGGACGGCCACCGACACGACGGCGGCCTCGGATAAGCCGGAATCGATCGTCGTGGCCGCGTTGCCCGATCCGTCGCAGACGCTGTCGGCCGATTTACCGCCTGTGCAGGAATCGGTGGACTTGGGCCACCGTGATGCCGCGCAACTGGCGCCGACAACGTGCGGTGCATCCGGCGGTGCCTCCAACTCGGGGCCGCAGGATTTCCGGTATCTCATTTGTTATGTCTGGTCCGAACTGCCGCCTGCCGAGAAGCCGGCTGCGATCGTCTTGCGTTCGTTCAAGGACATCCCGGTCGGAACGCCGGTGGAAGAGATCAAGCGCGCGTCCGACGCTTTCGGTCTGGATTTCACTTTCATGAAGGCGGTGGCCAAGGTCGAGTCCGGTTTCGACCCCAAGCAACGCACCGGGTCGTATATCGGGCTGTTCCAGCTGAGCAAATACGAGTTCGGCAAATTCGGCTCCGGAGACATTCTCAATCCCCGCGATAATGCCGTTGCGGCAGCCTACAAGATCATTACCGAAGGCATTCTGTTCGAGTGGGTGACGCACAGGAAGCCGGACTTGAACGATCTCTACCTGATCCATCAGCAGGGCTGGGAAGGCGCCGCGGAGCACCTCAGCCAACCCAATCGCATCGCCTGGAAATCGATGTGCGCCACCAGCGAAGGCAGGGAGAAGGGCGAAAAATGGTGCCGGCGCGCGATCTGGGGCAATACGCTTCCGGCCGTCAAAGAGGCGTGGAAATCGGTGGAGAAGCTGACGTCGGAGGCGTTCGTCGGAATGTGGCGCGAGCGGGTTGTTCATTTCCAATCGAAATACATGGGCACCGCGACCGCCGACGCCGAGCGGGCGCACCAGTAA
- a CDS encoding tyrosine-protein phosphatase, with amino-acid sequence MKAIVRSGSRAGRAARTIGGGVLVLVLSVGGYLGVLHLTGNFHSVVAGALYRSAQPTTFDIARYQKTYGIKTIINLRGENRGSSWYDAEIAEAKQLGIIHVDFRMSARRELTQAGAADLIGIFKRVEKPVLIHCKAGADRTGLAAALYVAAVAKLGETAAENQISIRYGHISLPVSAMDRTFEALERWLGFPDS; translated from the coding sequence ATGAAGGCGATCGTTCGGTCAGGCAGCCGTGCCGGGAGAGCGGCGCGGACGATCGGCGGCGGCGTGTTGGTCCTCGTCCTGTCCGTCGGTGGATATCTCGGAGTGCTTCATCTCACGGGCAATTTCCATTCGGTCGTGGCCGGCGCACTCTACCGGTCAGCGCAGCCGACGACATTCGACATCGCCCGTTACCAGAAGACCTACGGCATCAAGACGATCATCAATCTGCGCGGAGAGAACCGCGGTTCGTCGTGGTACGACGCGGAGATTGCCGAGGCCAAACAGCTCGGTATCATCCATGTCGACTTCCGTATGTCGGCGAGACGGGAACTCACGCAGGCGGGGGCAGCCGACCTCATCGGAATTTTCAAACGAGTTGAGAAGCCGGTCCTCATTCACTGCAAGGCGGGCGCCGACCGAACCGGTCTGGCTGCCGCGCTCTACGTCGCCGCTGTGGCCAAGCTTGGCGAAACCGCCGCCGAGAACCAGATTTCAATCCGCTATGGGCACATTTCGCTTCCGGTGAGCGCCATGGACCGGACGTTCGAGGCCCTTGAGCGGTGGCTCGGTTTCCCCGATTCGTGA
- a CDS encoding SDR family oxidoreductase — protein MSIEQFIENEVKSNDKRFANQAESFGGRTVVITGGTSGIGLATAREVIGRGGNVILVGRTSERLTAARKALGSAASTVQVDVTDEDALKTAFANIDRIDHLVTAAAGTLRGRVVDLDTRHARQLFESKFWGQHHCLKYAAPRIAADGSVVLFSGWVSRKPAVEMSTLAAINSAIEALARTMALELAPVRVNAITPGQIDTPLWRSRLSETEVRAHFDRVASALPVGRVGTADDVAHAVLFLMTNGFMTGAVLDIDGGWR, from the coding sequence ATGAGCATCGAGCAATTCATCGAGAACGAAGTAAAGTCAAACGACAAGCGGTTCGCAAACCAAGCTGAATCCTTCGGCGGTCGGACCGTCGTCATCACCGGGGGCACCTCCGGCATAGGTCTTGCCACAGCTCGTGAGGTAATCGGTCGTGGGGGCAACGTCATCCTCGTGGGCCGCACTTCGGAGCGGCTGACGGCGGCTCGAAAGGCACTGGGATCAGCCGCTTCGACCGTCCAAGTCGATGTGACCGACGAGGATGCGCTCAAAACCGCCTTCGCCAACATCGATCGCATTGACCATCTCGTTACCGCTGCCGCAGGAACACTTCGCGGGCGTGTTGTCGATCTCGATACCCGGCATGCCCGCCAACTATTCGAGTCCAAGTTCTGGGGGCAGCATCACTGCCTCAAATACGCGGCGCCGCGAATAGCCGCGGACGGATCCGTCGTGCTCTTCTCGGGTTGGGTTAGTCGTAAGCCTGCTGTCGAAATGTCGACGTTGGCTGCGATCAATTCCGCCATTGAGGCGCTCGCTCGCACTATGGCGCTCGAGTTGGCGCCGGTTCGTGTTAACGCGATCACACCTGGTCAAATCGATACACCGCTCTGGCGTTCGCGTCTCTCGGAGACGGAGGTGCGAGCTCATTTCGACCGTGTTGCCAGCGCACTCCCGGTTGGCCGCGTCGGCACTGCCGATGACGTCGCCCATGCGGTCCTTTTCCTGATGACGAACGGCTTCATGACAGGTGCCGTCCTGGATATCGATGGCGGCTGGCGTTGA
- a CDS encoding ABC transporter substrate-binding protein, whose product MQRRELITLLGGTAATWPLTARAQNVKKIPKIGILWHASKEEEEAIFLGAVRQGFTELSYVEGQNIKLINTFAAEQYERFNANAAELVALPVDVLVAVTTPAALAAQRATKIIPIVFVGSIDPVQMKLADSIARPGGNITGLTNLATDLTAKRLEVLKEVLPNALRVGQLVNSSNPANARRFIAESQVAAAKLGLAVQPVEVRAPDELDRAFSMIEGQVDAMSVPNDGMFYNERRRIAELALAHRVPLMVAYKEAMQCGALISYGPSPTKIYGRVPYYVDKILKGAKPADLPIEQPTLFELFINAKTAKSLGITIPPTILSRADEVIE is encoded by the coding sequence ATGCAGCGGCGCGAGCTCATCACGCTTCTCGGTGGCACAGCGGCGACGTGGCCACTCACCGCGCGCGCACAGAACGTCAAGAAAATCCCAAAAATTGGAATTCTCTGGCACGCCAGTAAGGAAGAGGAGGAAGCGATTTTTCTGGGTGCGGTTCGGCAGGGCTTTACAGAGCTCAGCTATGTCGAAGGCCAGAACATAAAGTTGATAAATACTTTTGCCGCTGAGCAGTATGAACGTTTCAACGCCAACGCTGCCGAGCTCGTCGCCCTTCCAGTAGACGTTTTAGTCGCTGTGACAACGCCTGCAGCCCTAGCAGCCCAACGGGCAACCAAAATCATTCCTATTGTTTTCGTTGGCTCCATCGATCCCGTTCAAATGAAATTAGCCGACAGCATCGCACGACCGGGCGGCAATATTACTGGACTAACAAATCTCGCTACCGACCTGACCGCCAAGCGGCTGGAAGTGCTGAAGGAGGTTCTCCCTAATGCGTTGCGCGTCGGCCAGCTCGTGAATTCAAGCAACCCCGCAAATGCTCGTCGCTTTATCGCCGAGAGCCAAGTCGCAGCGGCTAAGCTAGGATTAGCCGTTCAGCCGGTTGAAGTTCGCGCACCCGACGAGCTTGATCGCGCGTTCTCGATGATTGAAGGGCAAGTTGATGCGATGTCCGTGCCAAATGATGGAATGTTCTACAATGAGCGACGGCGAATTGCTGAATTGGCGCTGGCACATCGAGTGCCGTTAATGGTGGCATATAAAGAAGCGATGCAGTGTGGGGCGCTGATCTCATATGGGCCATCACCAACTAAGATTTATGGTCGTGTTCCATATTATGTCGATAAAATCCTTAAGGGTGCGAAGCCCGCTGATCTTCCCATAGAACAGCCTACGCTTTTTGAATTATTCATCAACGCCAAGACCGCGAAGTCGCTCGGTATCACAATTCCGCCGACAATACTTTCCCGCGCCGACGAGGTGATCGAATAA
- a CDS encoding TetR/AcrR family transcriptional regulator has translation MVPVDRTSAHLVGDEESSKRRQILDGACKVFLDLGFDGASMGDIARAAGVSKGTLYVYFADKCRLFEAIVEVDALERRQLAFYFDPACDIETTLLRFGEAYIGRLCRPGGGSAARMVFAIAERMPEIGRRYYELVLQKTVNRLSEYLDGRVKQRELVIDDCQLAAMQFMLMCQASLFLPYIFQVAPAPSQERITRVVNDAVRTFLAAHAVKAI, from the coding sequence ATGGTTCCTGTCGATCGCACATCTGCTCACCTCGTCGGCGACGAGGAAAGTTCGAAACGACGCCAAATCCTAGACGGTGCCTGCAAGGTATTCCTAGATTTGGGGTTTGACGGTGCGAGCATGGGCGACATCGCCCGCGCGGCGGGCGTCTCCAAAGGGACACTTTACGTTTATTTCGCAGATAAATGCCGCCTATTCGAGGCTATCGTCGAGGTGGACGCGCTCGAAAGGCGCCAGCTAGCGTTCTATTTCGATCCCGCATGCGACATCGAGACAACATTACTGAGGTTCGGCGAGGCCTATATTGGCAGGCTCTGCCGGCCGGGTGGCGGATCAGCGGCCCGCATGGTTTTCGCGATCGCCGAGCGTATGCCGGAAATTGGCCGGCGGTATTACGAACTTGTGCTGCAGAAAACCGTTAACCGCCTCTCCGAATATCTCGATGGGCGCGTTAAGCAGCGGGAGCTCGTGATCGACGACTGTCAGCTCGCGGCCATGCAATTCATGCTCATGTGCCAAGCTTCGCTGTTTCTGCCCTATATCTTCCAGGTGGCGCCGGCCCCATCCCAGGAGCGTATCACGCGGGTAGTCAACGACGCGGTACGGACATTTCTCGCGGCACATGCTGTGAAGGCAATTTAA